One genomic region from Amycolatopsis sp. FBCC-B4732 encodes:
- the secA2 gene encoding accessory Sec system translocase SecA2 codes for MAALISRVGKKLRRIIQRPGSVELTRYEALLPAVEKLEPELEKLSDEELTERAGKLRETLKDTAFGDNHLIEVCALGREAARRALGERAFDVQILGTMGLLSKHVVQMETGEGKTLAGALAAAGYAIRGKRAHVVTVNDYLARRDAEWMGPVYALLGVSVGWVEPAHSREERKVAYAKDVTYGAVAEIGFDVLRDRLVTNVDDLVQPDPEVAIVDEADSVLVDEARVPLVMAGSIDHTDADEEVAKVVRRLRLNLHYETDSEGRNAWLTDAGASVVAKSLGLEVDDLYGETASDRLPAVNVALHAHALLTRDVDYLVRDGKVQLINAARGRVAELQRWPDGLQAAVEAKEQVTATDRGEILDSITVQALLARYPEVAGMTGTAVAVAEQLREFYELEVAVIPPNTPNVREDLEDRVFASPSQKLRAIEEEIRTVHETGRPILVGTQDVAESEELAEKLAKVDLECVVLNARNDASEAAIIAEAGKKGAVTVSTQMAGRGTDIRLGGTDGATREEVVELGGLHVIGTARYPSSRLDGQLRGRSGRQGDPGSAIFFASLNDELVLSNAPDVPEGIVDDEETGEITDGAALRQLNHAQRVAEGVDLEIHRNTWRYTRLIERQRRDLLVHRDKVLRTAYAAEAMEKAHPEKFGELKEKLDDQEKLEQMCREVLLFHVDQLWSDHLAYLTDVRESIHLRALARETPLDEFHRAAIPEFHKIIGEADSRAAKTLEEAELTDEGIDLGEAGVRRANTTWTYLVHDNPFDSDFEQTIKKVRSMIKRK; via the coding sequence GTGGCAGCACTGATCAGCCGGGTGGGCAAGAAGCTCCGCCGGATCATCCAGCGGCCGGGCAGCGTCGAGCTGACCCGCTACGAAGCACTGCTGCCCGCGGTCGAGAAGCTCGAACCCGAGCTCGAGAAGCTCTCCGACGAGGAGCTGACCGAGCGGGCGGGCAAGCTCCGCGAGACGCTGAAGGACACCGCGTTCGGCGACAACCACCTGATCGAGGTGTGCGCGCTCGGGCGTGAAGCCGCCCGGCGGGCGCTCGGCGAGCGGGCGTTCGACGTCCAGATCCTCGGCACGATGGGCCTGCTCAGCAAGCACGTCGTGCAGATGGAGACCGGTGAGGGCAAGACGCTCGCCGGTGCGCTGGCCGCCGCCGGCTACGCGATCCGCGGGAAGCGCGCGCACGTCGTCACGGTCAACGACTACCTGGCCCGCCGCGACGCCGAGTGGATGGGCCCGGTGTACGCCCTGCTCGGCGTGTCGGTCGGCTGGGTCGAGCCCGCGCACTCGCGCGAGGAGCGCAAGGTCGCCTACGCCAAGGACGTCACGTACGGCGCCGTCGCCGAGATCGGCTTCGACGTCCTGCGCGACCGGCTGGTCACGAACGTGGACGACCTCGTCCAGCCCGACCCCGAGGTCGCGATCGTCGACGAGGCGGACTCGGTGCTGGTCGACGAGGCCCGCGTCCCGCTGGTGATGGCCGGCTCGATCGACCACACCGACGCCGACGAAGAGGTCGCGAAGGTCGTCCGGCGGCTGCGGCTCAACCTGCACTACGAAACCGACAGCGAGGGCCGCAACGCCTGGCTGACCGACGCCGGCGCGTCCGTCGTCGCGAAGTCACTCGGCCTGGAGGTCGACGACCTCTACGGCGAGACGGCGTCCGACCGGCTCCCCGCGGTGAACGTCGCCCTGCACGCGCACGCGCTGCTCACCCGCGACGTCGACTACCTGGTCCGCGACGGCAAGGTCCAGCTCATCAACGCCGCCCGCGGCCGCGTCGCCGAGCTGCAGCGCTGGCCGGACGGCCTGCAGGCCGCCGTCGAGGCGAAGGAGCAGGTCACCGCCACCGACCGCGGCGAGATCCTGGACTCGATCACCGTCCAGGCGCTGCTGGCGCGCTACCCCGAGGTCGCCGGCATGACCGGTACCGCGGTCGCCGTCGCCGAGCAGCTGCGCGAGTTCTACGAGCTCGAGGTCGCGGTCATCCCGCCGAACACCCCGAACGTCCGCGAGGACCTGGAGGACCGCGTCTTCGCGTCGCCGTCGCAGAAGCTGCGGGCGATCGAGGAGGAGATCCGCACGGTCCACGAGACCGGGCGGCCGATCCTCGTCGGCACCCAGGACGTCGCCGAGTCCGAAGAGCTGGCCGAGAAGCTGGCGAAGGTCGACCTCGAGTGCGTCGTGCTCAACGCGCGCAACGACGCCTCGGAGGCCGCGATCATCGCCGAGGCCGGCAAGAAGGGCGCGGTCACCGTGTCCACGCAGATGGCCGGCCGCGGTACCGACATCCGGCTGGGCGGCACCGACGGCGCGACCCGCGAAGAGGTCGTCGAACTGGGCGGCCTGCACGTCATCGGCACCGCGCGGTACCCGTCGAGCCGCCTCGACGGGCAGCTGCGCGGCCGTTCCGGACGTCAGGGCGACCCGGGCAGCGCGATCTTCTTCGCGAGCCTGAACGACGAACTCGTCCTCTCGAACGCGCCGGACGTGCCCGAGGGCATCGTCGACGACGAAGAGACCGGCGAGATCACCGACGGCGCGGCGCTGCGGCAGCTGAACCACGCGCAGCGCGTCGCCGAGGGCGTCGACCTCGAGATCCACCGCAACACCTGGCGCTACACGCGGCTGATCGAGCGGCAGCGGCGTGACCTGCTGGTGCACCGCGACAAGGTGCTTCGCACCGCGTACGCGGCGGAGGCGATGGAGAAGGCGCACCCGGAGAAGTTCGGCGAGCTGAAGGAGAAGCTCGACGACCAAGAGAAGCTGGAGCAGATGTGCCGCGAGGTGCTGCTGTTCCACGTCGACCAGCTGTGGTCGGACCACCTGGCGTACCTGACCGACGTCCGCGAGAGCATCCACCTGCGGGCGCTGGCGCGCGAGACGCCGCTGGACGAGTTCCACCGCGCGGCGATCCCGGAGTTCCACAAGATCATCGGCGAGGCCGACTCGCGGGCGGCGAAGACGCTCGAAGAGGCCGAGCTGACCGACGAGGGCATCGACCTCGGCGAGGCCGGCGTGCGGCGGGCGAACACGACGTGGACGTACCTCGTGCACGACAACCCGTTCGATTCGGACTTCGAGCAGACCATCAAGAAGGTCCGGAGCATGATCAAGCGGAAGTAG
- a CDS encoding NAD+ synthase encodes MSQLRIALAQVNPTVGDLDGNADLHVDWTRRAAEAGAHVVVFPEMSLTGYPVEDLALRRTFAEASRQGVESLARRLDEAGCGEVLTYIGYLDVDEVGPRDAAAALYRGEVVARQFKHHLPNYGVFDEHRWFKPGTTLDVVRFHGLDIGMVVCEDIWQDGGPISALGRAGVDLVVAPNASPYERSKDEQRLPLIARRAAEAGAPLVYTNQVGGQDDLVFDGDSLVVAADGAVVARAPQFVEHLLVLDMDLTAGGHAGDGELEGLHVRRRVLSAEPLPSYEPTARPVISEPLSDEAEVWHALVVGLRDYVHKNGFSSVTFGFSGGIDSAVCASLAADALGGDNVYGVSMPSKYSSGHSKDDAADLAQRIGAHYRVEPVEDMVRVYVDQLSLTGLAEENIQARTRGMLLMALSNLDGHLVLATGNKTELAVGYSTIYGDAVGAFAPIKDVFKTHVWQLARWRNAEAVKRGETPPIPENSISKPPSAELRPGQVDTDSLPDYALLDDILDDYVEGDRGYADLIEAGFDAETIDRVVRMVDKAEYKRRQYPPGTKITFKAFGRDRRLPMTNLWREGKA; translated from the coding sequence ATGTCGCAACTGCGCATCGCGCTCGCCCAGGTCAACCCCACCGTCGGTGACCTCGACGGCAACGCCGACCTGCACGTCGACTGGACCCGCCGGGCCGCCGAAGCCGGTGCGCACGTCGTCGTCTTCCCCGAGATGTCCCTGACCGGCTACCCGGTCGAAGACCTTGCGCTGCGCCGGACCTTCGCCGAGGCTTCCCGCCAAGGTGTCGAGTCGCTGGCGCGGCGGCTCGACGAGGCCGGGTGCGGCGAAGTGCTGACCTACATCGGGTACCTCGACGTCGACGAGGTCGGCCCGCGCGACGCGGCGGCCGCGCTCTACCGCGGTGAAGTCGTCGCGCGGCAGTTCAAGCACCACCTGCCCAACTACGGCGTGTTCGACGAGCACCGCTGGTTCAAGCCGGGCACCACGCTCGACGTCGTCCGGTTCCACGGGCTCGACATCGGCATGGTCGTCTGCGAGGACATCTGGCAGGACGGCGGCCCGATCTCGGCCCTGGGCCGCGCCGGCGTCGACCTCGTCGTGGCGCCGAACGCGTCGCCGTACGAGCGCTCGAAGGACGAGCAGCGGCTGCCGCTGATCGCGCGCCGCGCCGCCGAAGCGGGGGCGCCGCTGGTCTACACCAACCAGGTAGGCGGCCAGGACGACCTCGTGTTCGACGGCGACTCGCTCGTCGTCGCGGCGGACGGCGCGGTCGTGGCGCGCGCGCCGCAGTTCGTCGAGCACCTGCTCGTGCTGGACATGGACCTCACCGCGGGCGGGCACGCCGGCGACGGCGAGCTCGAAGGCCTGCACGTCCGGCGCCGCGTACTGAGCGCGGAACCGCTGCCGTCGTACGAGCCGACCGCCCGGCCGGTCATCAGCGAGCCGCTTTCGGACGAGGCCGAAGTGTGGCACGCGCTGGTCGTCGGGCTGCGCGACTACGTGCACAAGAACGGCTTCTCGTCGGTGACGTTCGGCTTCTCCGGCGGCATCGACTCCGCGGTCTGCGCGTCGCTGGCGGCGGACGCGCTGGGCGGCGACAACGTCTACGGCGTCTCGATGCCGTCGAAGTACTCCTCGGGCCACTCCAAGGACGACGCGGCCGACCTGGCGCAGCGGATCGGGGCGCACTACCGCGTCGAGCCGGTCGAGGACATGGTCCGCGTGTACGTCGACCAGCTTTCGCTGACCGGCCTGGCCGAGGAGAACATCCAGGCGCGCACGCGCGGCATGCTCCTGATGGCACTGTCCAACTTGGACGGTCACCTGGTGCTGGCCACCGGCAACAAGACCGAGCTGGCCGTCGGGTACTCGACGATCTACGGGGACGCGGTCGGCGCGTTCGCCCCGATCAAGGACGTCTTCAAGACGCACGTGTGGCAGCTGGCCCGCTGGCGCAACGCCGAAGCGGTGAAGCGCGGCGAGACCCCGCCGATCCCGGAGAACTCGATTTCGAAGCCGCCGTCGGCCGAGCTGCGGCCGGGGCAGGTCGACACCGACTCGCTGCCGGACTACGCGCTGCTCGACGACATCCTCGACGACTACGTCGAGGGCGACCGCGGGTACGCCGACCTGATCGAGGCCGGGTTCGACGCGGAGACCATCGACCGGGTGGTGCGGATGGTCGACAAGGCCGAGTACAAGCGGCG